The Setaria viridis chromosome 2, Setaria_viridis_v4.0, whole genome shotgun sequence DNA window ACGCAGATGATAGCATGATACCGACACGACTCGGCGACGAACACGACCATACTAGTAGTCCGGCAACGCAGCTATACAATTCTAGGGACCGGAATTCTGGGCAAAGGAGGTTAACCGGTGAGCATTCAGGTACCAACGTACGGTATTCACACGGGACAGACCCGAAGCGTAGGTACGAGGTAGGACAAGAGAGCGGCGCGCCTAGTCGGCTGCCCTGAAGAGGGTCATCAGGGACAGGAAGAGGTTGATGACGTCCAGGTAGAGGGAGACGGCGGCCCAGACGTACTGGTCGTACGTGAAGCGCTTGATGATGTTGTCCGTGTCGTAGACGATGTACCCGCTGAAGATGAGTGAGGCCAGCCCGCCGTAGATCATCTGAGAGAGCTTGCCCAGTGGGAACAGGATCTGCATTAGGCAACAGCAAGGTCACCGTCAGCGTCGATTGTCAGATGGAGAAGATCCCAGGTACGTACTATCACTGTATCACATGACAGAGAATGCAATGATGCTGCAAGGACAGATCTCTCACCTGGATGAATGCGAACACAAGCAGCACTATGAGGGAGGCGAACAGGAAAGGACCCAGGAAGCTGAAGTCTTTGCCCCTCCTCACAGCCCAGAAAGTGTAAGCAGTTAGGCTAAGGACAACCACTGTTGTCAGAATTGCAGACTCCAGAATGACCTTGCCTGTTCACACATCAGATTATATTAGCAATCCATAGATCAGAACTAGGAGCAGAGCACAGAAAGGGTTAAAAGACTAATTATGAATTGACTCAGGAGGACTTATATTTGATAACATGACAGGTGCATCTCAAAGGGAAAAGGACATAACCAGAACCAACAGCAGAACAGAGATATATTACAAGCATTTCCTAAATTACAAAGTAAATAAAAGAACTAAAAGTTTACTTCAATTTGACATTCTTTGTGCATATCTTCATCTTCACCAAAATAACTCTTATGTAGTTTCAATACCTAATAatacatactccctctgtcccaaattactatacgttttggctttttctagatacatatacataacttttgctacgtatctagacataatatatatctaggtgcatatcaagaactatatatctagaaaagctaaaacgaatagtaatttgggacggagggaatacaTGTTAAATTCAGAAACAGAAAAGGCAAGTACATAATTCAACATCCTAATTATTGGCCACAAAAATCAGAGATGCACAAGACCAAAAGCCAATCAACCACATCATGCACCAACTGTTGTTGCCAGTGCACACCATAGACAGATCATAAAGTTGGGTGTTACCGAAAGTAGCTTTTATATGCATAAGCATCACTTGAATCAAATGAGCTTAACCCAGCTGAAGATGACCAAAAGTAGCTTTTATATGAAGCAACTCTCAGTGCACAGCCTATAACAATTCATTACTCTATAAAAATCTATGTGACATGTATTGATTTGCAAACTGTAATCTCACAGAAACTGTGACTAAGCGGTAGCTTATTTTCATTGACAAATAACTGCCTTATTGAAACTATTACTATATCGTAAAACCATGCAACAattaaaaggaaagaaaaaagaaccagAAACAAATAGTAAATAACTTCTCGAGTTCCATGTTTCAACCAATGTTTTAAGGAAAACTTGAAGAGTAACGATTATTAATGTATTGCAAGTTTAAAAAATGCACAACCTGGTCAAAGGTCAACTTCACATTgggtaagaaaaaagaaacaatagggagaaaaagaaacagaTGCGTCAATCTAAATGCTTTACAAGAACAAAATTGAAAAAGTCCACATGAGGGTCATATTTCAATTGCTTCTGACTCAGACAAGCATATCATAAAGCCACTAACACCTACGACTTGGCCATATGCACAAGGACTGGGCAAATGCCTCATCACATGGGTTGCCAGCACATGTTCCTTGAAATTTCTGTAATACACTAACAAAGTAAAGTTCTTGCCAAAACCAGCTCTGTTATTGCATACTATGCGCCAGTTGCTGTGCATAACCAAGCTAAAACTAGCTGTAGGCAATTCAAAAGTAGTTGTGTCATTGCCAGAAATGTTTACGCGGATATGTGACAGGCATAAAGCATTGGACTCAGATAAGCACATCATATATGCCACCAAACCTAAAACTAGGCTCTATACAAAGAGTGGGCAAATGCCTCACATGGGCTTCCAGGACAAGTTCCTTGAAACTTCTCTGTAACCTCACCAAAAAATAatacaaacaaaaacaaaaaaacaacatGGTTGTGGAATGGTATATATGCTGACAAGTAAAGGGGCGTACCCAGTGCGAAAGCGTCCCCACCTTGTGTGGGTGCTTTCGCACTGGGTACGCCCCTTTACTGTCAGCGTAAATACCATTCCACAACCATGTTGTATTTACGCTGACAGGTGAAATTGCTAATTCAAATACTGGTAGAGGAAAAGATATTGCTAAATTATGCAGGTAGGCACACAAAAGCAATGGTGGGAGCTGATAGTAAGAGCAGTTGGACAAATGAGGGTGAGAAAGTTACCACTGGTGAAGGCGCATGTCATGCCCACAGCGAAGCTGATAGCAAGGGTGAAGAGGCCAAGCAGAATCAGGTTGACCGGGTGCCTCTCGTGGTAGTAGTAAAGCGGGCACAGCACTGCACAGCAAAACGAAAAACCATTTTCAGCAACATGTAATCTTCAGAAGTATTATTACATCAAATCCAATCCCAATTCCTGGTAACACATGATTAACTTGGTTTTTAAGTGACCTTTCTGCAAAGCACAGCATGGCTAATGCTTGTCAGCTCACCCACCCACACACCCACCAAATTACCCTTGCGGCCACGCGAGGGCATCCATACGTGCACGCACGAGAGGACGCAAAGTCCCGTGATTTCACAGAAGCCCTTGAAACTATATCTAATTATTTAAAAACTGGCAACACTTCACTGCTACGATAAGCATCTAGTCCCCTAGGAATTTGGCATCCGATTCAAAATGCAACTTAGAAGGTAACGCGTCTGAGCAAGTGAGCAGAATATATTAACAAACAGAAACCAAAGAAACAATTAATCTATGGCAAGTACCCCGATCAAAAAAACCCCAAAATTAAGGGAAAAATCAGTTGTGAGCGGAACCCTCTCGCAACAACCCGAtcaaaaaatccccaaaaatgaGGAAAAATAATCAGCAGTGCGAGAAACCTCACCACACACAACGTTGCGACTCAGATATTTCAATCTCACGCGTATTCCTCATCTCATCGCAACCGCAACCCATACGCACCGCACATTTTGCGGAACGCATTCGGCAGGCTCACGGGAACACCCTTGGAAACCCTACTTTCCCCACCAATCCGAATATCCGATCGAAAAAATCCTCCGAGGAAGAGAACCCAAAAGAAAAACGGAGAGAGAAAAAGTTGAGAGGGAATGGGGGGAGAGGGTGGGCTCACCgatgaaggggaggatgatAAGGAAGATGTAGAGACCGAGCCCGGCGTGAGTGGTGGTGAAGAAGTGCGGTATGGCGCGGACCTTGACGAcgaccgcggcgacggcggcggtgaggagcagCTGGAGCGAGAGGATGACGTAGATCTTGCGGATGAGCGCCCAGCGCATCTCGGGGCTCTCCTGCATGCCCGGGTACAGCGCCCGCGGCCCCGGGGCGCCCGAGGTCCCCGCCTCGAGGTCGCCGCCCTTCTGGTACCCGAACGCCGACGACATCCTGGCTCCGcagccgacgacgacgaaggcctctctctcactctccctCCCTCTGGGTGGAGACGGGGCTAGGGTTTCGCGGGTGGCGCTGCGAGGAGGAGAGTATGCGAGGGGAGAGGCGGAGAGCCGGAGGCGAGGACGGCGCTCCCTAGTGGTGGGTTGGGGAAGAACACGAAGCCGAGTTGGGCCTTGGGTCCGTTGGGAAGGCGAATGGGGTCATCTTATACCACGAGGTCCTGTGGTTCACCAACAATGACCGGTGGGTCCGGGACAGTtggccccacatgtcagcgAAGGTCGGGGCGCGGAGCGGGTCGAGCTGCGGGTGTGATCGGACGCGTGGGACTTGTTGCGCTGCGTTGCTGCGTGGCCTCTCGTGACAGCCTGACGGGTGGCGTCGTGGCGTTCCCTTGGGCCCACGCGGCGGATGCCCTGGCTTCGAGGTTAGTTGCGGGGATTGCGCGGTGGGGCCCGGGTGGCGGCGAGCGGGGGATGCGCCAGGCTGGAGAGCGGTTCGCGCGACGAGCTCGTGGACCGGGTCCAGTCaagcgcggccgcgcgcgcgcacaaaAACAAACGAAGAGAGCAAGAGcgcacaaaaacaaaaacaaccgAAGAGAGGCCCGTcaagcacgcgcgcggcgttcGGGGGCCCGGCCGGTCagtcttttgtttttctttcttttttaaagaAAAGTTCGTTCGGGTCCGTCCCAACCGACTATCCGTTTTTCTCTCTATGTTTCTATATAGCCAAGTTGCTAAAATAATTCTCCATATTAGCTCGTTCTAACAGACAATCCATTTCCCACTCTTTAAATCACAAGTTTTCTCTCTAACAATATACACTCCCATCCACTCCAACCGTCTCTCCATTTCGCACTATAATAGCATTTTTATTTTGCACTATCCATTCTGACCATTACTGTATGTGGAACCTACATTTTAGCGAGGCAAGTTTGGCAAGTTGGTGGGATGAAACGCTAAATAGCAACTCTATTTGAATCATAATTTTATTACTAACTTCCCAAATTTTAGCCTAGGAAGTTGCTCGGACGGGACGAAAGAAGGCCCATATGGCCCATTGGTGCAGAACCAGACAGGAAAAGAAGGCTCGAAATCCGAAAGCACGTTTCTCCTCTTACCTCgccggaaaaaaaaagttaaagcaCTTTTGGTTGTCAATCGAGAATCGACTACCCCATCGAACAAGCTTTTGCTAAATTTTGTCAAAGTTGGAGCCGAAACCGATGAAGGCGGCATCATAACGTTGCATGGAAAAAAATATGTCGCCGTAAGTTTATGTGGTGGTGATAATATATAGACCTATTTCCTTTACTATTAAGGTTCTGTTCATTTGAGCTTTAACTTTTCAAACTTTTTAGAAAGTTAACTTTCGACTGATAAGTTTGTGTGGTGGTGATAGTAGATAGGCCTACTTCCTTCACCATTAAGTTTCTGTTCGTTTGAGCTTTAACTTTCCAAACTTGTTAGAAAGCTAACTTTCGACTTTTGCTTTTTAGAAGGGTGGTTTTTTGAAAGCTAGCTTTGGAAAAGCTAACACCGTTTGGCAACCTAGCTTTTGGAATGGTAGGATGAAATGTGTGTTTGTGAGGTCCACATGCTAGGCTTTTCTTCACCTTGGATACCGGTCGGATTTGACGGCAAGCGAGATTTGGCGGGAAGGAGGGGTGCTGCGCCGGCGGGGAAGATTTGGAGTGGAGGAGCTCCCTTGCGGCGGCTTCTCGAGCCCGTCGGATCTGGGCTCCTCAGCGGTGGGCGGAGGCGAGGCCAGGGGAGACGCCGGAGGGGACGGTGAGCGAAGCGAAGggggctgcagcggcggcggcggctcggagGAGAGGCTGAGGCactggagcaggaggcggcgccggggtGGCCACGAGGTGGGACGGGGCAGGacgagatggagatggagctgaggaaagaaaaatgacTGGTTCGCAACATAAACGAtagcaggtgggtaattttcgcAACCTTGATGTAGAAAGCTGCAGAAAGCTCACATTTCATTGCTTCTGAGCTTCCCATGTAATTATAATTTCTGTAGCTTTTTGGCTTTAGGAAAGCTCAACTTAGAAACTGGTCGAGTTTTTGGCTTCTTAGGGTGAAAAGCTGCTGGAAAcctcaaacaaacaggcctaACTctgtatttaatttttttagtaaCAACAAAATAGCAAGTATTCTGGCAGAGATGTTGTGAGTAAAGAAACTTTTGCGATCTGGTCCGCGTCGGATTTTCTTACCGTGACAAACgaatttgttggagatgccTAAGTTGTACGTGGCTGAAAATACTGCTTGCACCGATTATCACCTCTAATAATCCATTTCCATTCGCATGCAGTCGTGTTTAGTGTAGAAGTACTAAACGTGGATCCAGAAGATTACTAAACGTGTTTAGTTCCGAAATCTTCAAAAAGTCATGCAGCCCAGCTAACTACGAAGCCCATGTTCCTGACAAATGCCTCGTAGTTAGTGTTCCGACTTTATTTcgactggaaaaaaaaagacgtATGTTTCGACGACGCTGGCACGTACTCCTACAGACGTACAGTACGCTAGGAGCACCCGTCGTGCGCGTGCGACGCAATCGCGAGGCGAACCTCATTTTTCTACAGCCTCCGTGTCACCTGGGTCCGACGATGGTCGGCCTCTCGCCGGCATCCATGGAACAACCATGGCCTCGAGCAGCAAAAAAAAGGACTCCCTCTGCTCCAGTCCTCTCGAGTACTTGCTTCCTCCCCTTGACTATCCTGGGCGAATGATCTTGAGTTCTTGACACAGGAACACTACCACGTACCAGGGCCCATGGTGCAGAATCACACACCGCTCACACCCCTGTTCCTTTACGCTTTTCTGACCGTGCTTTTTCCCCCCCgctttcctcctctcctctgcttGATCAAACACATGCTTACGGATTCttcctgttttttttccttggttGTTCAAACTTAGAGCATGTCGTTTAGTCCCTAttatatcgaatatttagatactaattagaagtattaaatatagattaattataaaactaattgcataaatgaaggctaattcgcaagacgaatctatcaagcctaattagtccatgatttgaccacgtgatgctacagtaaatatgtgctaatcatgaattaattaggcttaatagatttgtctcgcgaattggccacggcttatgcaatttgttttataattagttcacgtttagtccttctaattgatattcaaacatccgatgtgacctgaaaaaaaaattattccgTAGATCCAAACACATCTTTACCTTTAAGTTTTAGCAATGAATTAAAAATTTTTGAATCTCCCCAGCTATACTCTCACGATCATGGCTAAAGAAGTAGGCCACGTGAGTACGTGACAGCCCATGCTGTGCCGTTGGGGGCTTGTTCTTAAAATTTTATTTCCGAAAGTTCAAGAAACAAGATATAAAAAGATATCCATACAATGTGCCCTACCTTGTTCCAAATATGCAATTGCTGAGCTGAGGTCTTTTTGCTCCGGAGCATGCTCCTATCCGGCTATTTGAATTCGTTTCATTCGCACGCCAGTTCTTTTCAAAACCGGCCGCACGCAACGGTACGTGAAAAGGCATTATGGCGCTCAACAACCTTTGCCCAATGCTCAAGCCTCTAGCCGTGTCTTCATTGATCTTGGGACTTTTGTTAGTTAGTTGCACTTTGTCTTTGTTTCCCAACCAACCAAATCCCTGCTCTCGCCTTGAGAAAACTGCCACTACACACTCGCGCGTGCTGATCCTCGTGACCCCATGAATCCAATCTGCTTGGTCGCCCACCCGCCTCAACTAAAAATTCATGCATGAGTAGATGACGAAAAGAACGCTCCATCATTTGGGTGCTTGTTGCCAGCACGTAGCTATGCATAAACGAAAATTGATTTTGTTTCACATGAAATTCAAAAGCTCTGCGTTCTCAGAGCTAGTACTGTTATTCTCCGAATAGTGGTAAATTTTCCCCCAAAATTGAAGCTACTTTgtgagcattttttttttggggttaTGGCAGCTTGAAAAATTTTAGCAGTTTTGCGAAAGAAAACAAGAGTGCTCCGCAAATTGCATCGGACGTATAGTTTGTCTCTTAGGTACGCACAATATCGTTATGTAAGGTGGGTTGGTTAAGCGCCCCTTTCACTATCAATGCAACagattctttttttatttggttgtgaTTAGGACAAGTAAACAACACGCTATGTTTTGTAACCAACAATAGCAACATGCATGCTATCTATAGTAGGTGTCAGCggacataaaaaaaaacatatgattGCATGAACGGTATGGCTGGGGGAGTACGGTTTACAGGTGGTTATTATTGCAGTTTCCTCTCTA harbors:
- the LOC117845929 gene encoding protein LIFEGUARD 2 → MSSAFGYQKGGDLEAGTSGAPGPRALYPGMQESPEMRWALIRKIYVILSLQLLLTAAVAAVVVKVRAIPHFFTTTHAGLGLYIFLIILPFIVLCPLYYYHERHPVNLILLGLFTLAISFAVGMTCAFTSGKVILESAILTTVVVLSLTAYTFWAVRRGKDFSFLGPFLFASLIVLLVFAFIQILFPLGKLSQMIYGGLASLIFSGYIVYDTDNIIKRFTYDQYVWAAVSLYLDVINLFLSLMTLFRAAD